The proteins below are encoded in one region of Lactuca sativa cultivar Salinas chromosome 3, Lsat_Salinas_v11, whole genome shotgun sequence:
- the LOC111879086 gene encoding alpha-amylase-like, translating into MSLVKVATFTQHLFIVTCFLARRLYDLNASKYRNEEQLKSLIKASNNKGIKVVADIVINHRTGEKEDGSGKYYIFEGGTPDKHLDWGSSLICKDDDYCVGNGNLDTGGPITASPDIDHINPIVQKELSDWMNWLKIEIGFDGWRFDYVKGIPRVSPRST; encoded by the exons ATGAGTCTCGTTAAAGTCGCCACTTTCACTCAACATCTGTTCATAGTCACATGCTTTCTGGCAC GACGTTTATATGATCTGAATGCATCAAAATATAGGAATGAAGAACAACTGAAATCTTTGATCAAAGCTTCAAACAACAAGGGAATCAAAGTCGTTGCAgacatagttataaatcacagaACAGGGGAAAAGGAAGATGGAAGCGGGAAATACTATATATTCGAGGGTGGAACTCCGGATAAACACCTTGATTGGGGATCTTCCTTGATTTGCAAAGACGACGACTATTGCGTTGGCAATGGAAATCTCGACACAGGAGGTCCCATTACAGCTTCCCCAGATATCGATCACATAAACCCTATAGTCCAAAAGGAGTTATCTGATTGGATGAATTGGCTCAAGATTGAAATAGGGTTTGATGGGTGGCGATTTGATTACGTAAAGGGTATTCCTCGAGTTTCACCAAGATCTACATGA